Within the Desulfovibrio sp. genome, the region CGAAACTTCACGCCACGGATGGCGCAGCATGTCTTCAAGCAGGCGTCCACCCATGGGCGTCATGGTATCATCAATAACATGCCGCAGCGTGCCTTTTCCCTTACGGCCATTGAGACGTGTAAAAATTTCCAGGTTGCGTTCCGTCACCTCGTCCACCACAAGACGGCGACTCAGATCAAGGCGCTGAAAAGGTTTGAGGTGTTTGGGGCTGCGCATCTGCGTTTGCGCAAGGTACGCAAGCAGCGCACCGCAGGCCCGCATGATCTCATTGTGCCCGGCAAGGCCGAGAGCGCCCGCTTCCCGTACGCCCTGAGCCGAAAGCACCCGATCAGTGGCGCGCTTGAGTTCAAAAATACTGACGGGCTGACGCACCAGACGAACGCCTTCAAGCAGGGTGCGGGGCGGCGGCTGTGCGCCTTCGGGCACCAGCAGCTCGCGTGGCGCCATTTTTTGTACCCATTGCCACAGCTCCGCCTGGCGCTTGAAATCTACGCCGCTCCATTGTCCGGTGGACACGTCCACCCAGGCGAAACCGCCTCCCTCTCCGTCCGTGCCGGGGCAAAGCGCCCCAAGGTAATTGTGGCTTTTGGTGTTCAGGTTGGCGTCATCCACCACGGTTCCGGGAGTCTTGACGCAGGTTACTGCTCTTTTGACAAGACCTTTGGCCGTTTTGGGGTCTTCAATCTGATCACAAATGGCAATGTGATAGCCTTTGTCCACAAGCTGGGCCACATAAGCGTCAACGGCGTGCCAGGGTACCCCGCACATGGGAACGGGATTTTGCGTATCCTTGCTGCGGCTCGTGAGCGTTATCTGGAGTTCACGGGCGGCCACTTCGGCGTCGCTGAAAAAAAGCTCATAAAAATCGCCCATGCGGTAAAAAAGCAGAGCATCAGGGTAGTCAGCCTTGATGCTCATGTAATGCTCAAACATGGGAGTCATTTTGATAGTGGGCTCAGACATGGTGGTGCTTCATGGGCAATAATTGTTGTTCTGTTGCATAAATTATTGGCATATGGCGCTGCCCGAAAGGCATCGGGCAGCGCCGGAAAGCAGAGGACAAATTTCTACTGCTTGTCGGGATCAGGCACGAGAGACTCTTCGGCAGCCTGCACCGGCTTGGTTTCCGCTGTCTGAGCGCCTTCGGTCTTTTCCTTGTTCTTCTGAAGAAAACTGAGCTTCGAAGCTTCGACGTCTGACTTCTTTTTCAGTTTGGCCATTTCGCGCTCAAGATTGCTGATGTGCCACTTGTGCTTCATAAGCCGGGCAGAGAGGTTCAGCTTGTCCCACACAAGGAAGCTCAGTGTGAGCAATGATCCAAGCGCAAAGGCCGCGATCACCAGAAAATAGAAAGGCAGGGGAATGGAATGCATGGGCGGGATAAAGAAAAGATGGAGCGTGAGCACCATGTCTTGTGAAAGAGGCCCTTGATTCTGAAAAAAGAATACGAGCGCAAGAAAGAAAACGATGGCCAGCAAGAGAACCTTGATATACCGCATAGACACACTCCTCAGGCTAAAGCTATCTCAAAAAATCTTCACGGGCTTTTTGAGAATGCCGCCCGCCCCGTGAGGCACAGCCTGCGCTCTCCAGCCGGTTTTTTCACGCCGCCGCGACGCAAAAAAACTTCCTGCCATTCCTTCATCAACCATTCCGAGGTTGATCTCAACCTTCCTGATGGGGCACGGAACCGGCGCTACATGGCTCCCCAGCCATGGCGTCCTTCGTGAAATAGGGTTTCAACGCAGCGTAGCTGCGGCTCAGATGCTCGGGCATGGTACGCACTTCATTAAAGACTGCCATAAATGACGAATCCCCAGTCCAACGCGGCACCAGATGAAAATGCAGATGCTCCCTGATGCCCGCGCCCGCGGCCTCTCCCTGATTGAGGCCGACGTTGATGCCTTCACAGTTAAAACGCTTTTTTAAAATTCCGGCGCAGACCTGTAGAAGATCCATGACCTCATGGGCCTCTTCAGTGGTCAGATCAATAAGATTCATGACGTGCCTGTAGGGGCAAACCATGATGTGTCCGTTGTTGTACGGAAATTTATTCATGATGACAAAGGCGTGACGGCCTCTGTAAAGAACAAGGCGTTCCTCGTCATCCAGTCCGTCGGCGGAAAGGCAGAACACACAGGAATCTGGTTTTGGTCCAAGTATGTATTCGATACGCCAAGGTGCCCATAATTGTTTCATAATTTTTTTTCTATACACCGCTTGACCATCGGGAGCAAGAGGCAAGCCGCCAGCCAGCCTGATGTCGCTCACTGAATCCGCAGCATTTTTACACTGTTAAAGGAACAACTCCTGATCGCCTGCAAGAAAAAAATGAAAAATCCCGACAAAGGAAAGTAAAAAACTCAACATTTAAACTCAACAGTGCCCCGGCTCATTCCTATGAAGGATGGCTGGCTTTTTTCTCCCGCTCCTGTCGCATAAGCTCGCGCGCAAGCCCAAGCTGCGCTTCGCGGCCTTGCGTTTCGCCATCCAGCTTGGCTTTTAGCGCGGTGCGTAAAATATGGCTGTACAGGGGGCCGGGGGGCAGATCCAAGGCTTTGAGGTCATCACCCGTGATGTCGGCTTTTTCGTGCTGCCACTGGGTGATATAGCGCGACAGGCTTTTTTGCAGATGTTCATTCTCCGTCTCTGCCATGAGGTAGAGCAGCGACTCCAGCGACAGGGGAGCCAAAACCTCACACAGGGCGCTGATCTTGGGAGCTTGCCCCTCTTGCCGCCGTTGCCAGGTTTCAAGGCGGCCCCGAACTGTGCGCATTTGCTCCCGCTGGTTCAGGATTTCGCCCCTTTTGTTTTCCGGCAGCCCCAGGCGGCGGTACAGATCGGATGTTTCCGCATAGGGCAGACCGTGGCTGAGGCCCAGAAAATATACCAGCCAGGCTTGCGGTTTTTTTTCAAAATACAGCAGGTGATACCAGGACAGCATATCCTGAAGCTCCTGCAACAAACCCCTGCGGGTCGGTATAAGCGTAAGTTGTGGCGCGATGGCGGTCAAAATCCCCAACTGGTCAAGCCTCACCAAACAGGCCAGTGGATTGTCCTCATCGCAGATATGCCTGAATTCACTGAAAAGGCGCGGCCCTGCGAGCTTGTCCATAAGCTTGAGGCCCAGAGCGTTTTTAATGAGCCTTTCCGCTCCCGCGCCGATGCGAAAATCGTAGCGCTGCTCAAAACGTACGGCCCGCAGACAGCGCGTGGGGTCTTCAACAAAACTCAGGGTATGCAGTACCCGAATGACGCGCTCCTTGATGTCGCGCTGGCCACCAAAAAAATCTATCAACTGCCCGAACGGCGTGCTGTCCAGCCGCACCGCCAGGGCATTGATGGAAAAATCCCGCCGGAAAAGATCCATTTTTATGGACGAAAGCTCCACCGTGGGCAAGGCTGCGGGGTATTCATAGTATTCCAGCCGGGCTGTGGCCACATCAATGCGCGATTCCTGACCTTTTTCATCTTTGAAAATAACCACGGACGTCAGGAATTCCTGGTGTTCGCGCACTCTTCCGCCGAGTTCCACGGCCAGGGCTTTGGCAAGCGTGATACCGTTGCCCTCGACCACAAGATCAATATCCTGATTGGGTCTGTTCAACAGCAAATCCCGCACAAAACCGCCCACTGCGTACACAGGCAAGCCGAGGTCTCTGCCAAGTTTTCCTGCCAACTGCAAAAGGTCTTTGACGGAGGAGGGCAGGCGGTCCTGTATGAGCTTGCCCACGTGGCGCTCCTTGCTTGGGGAGTGCTTGAGCACCGGCAGGCTGTCCTGTTCGTGAGCAAAGACATTGATAAGGTCTGTGCGGGTTACGACGCCTATGACCCGGTCTGCCTCCACAATGGGCACAAGGCGCTGCCGCGCGCCCACGATGATTGCTGTGAGATCCTTGAGAACGGCTTCAGGCGGCAATGTCTGCACGGCACCTTGCATGTAGTCCTCGACCAG harbors:
- a CDS encoding LapA family protein; protein product: MRYIKVLLLAIVFFLALVFFFQNQGPLSQDMVLTLHLFFIPPMHSIPLPFYFLVIAAFALGSLLTLSFLVWDKLNLSARLMKHKWHISNLEREMAKLKKKSDVEASKLSFLQKNKEKTEGAQTAETKPVQAAEESLVPDPDKQ
- a CDS encoding HIT domain-containing protein: MKQLWAPWRIEYILGPKPDSCVFCLSADGLDDEERLVLYRGRHAFVIMNKFPYNNGHIMVCPYRHVMNLIDLTTEEAHEVMDLLQVCAGILKKRFNCEGINVGLNQGEAAGAGIREHLHFHLVPRWTGDSSFMAVFNEVRTMPEHLSRSYAALKPYFTKDAMAGEPCSAGSVPHQEG
- a CDS encoding CBS domain-containing protein, translating into MTAVKATLITCHANADFDAFAAMLAARHLYNPYVLLFPGSQERGLQKLYACLDTKAYGFADNSDLDWDSFDRLVLVDTRQRSRVSHVSPLLERPGVAVEMWDHHPDSGDDIPFGTVHLAHIGSVTSLIVQQLRDRGVRLEAEDATLLGLGIYGDTGSFTYSSTTPADFESAAWLLGQGMDVNRINDLAAHELTSMHIQALNSLLESAESFTINRTQVVLAEAAMEHYLGDFAYLAHRLIEMEKFPVLFAIGLMGDRIQVVARSRSDAINVGDICAALGGGGHAYAASASIRHMTMHEVRDAILRQLYEQAHPDKTAREYMSSPAVGVESTATIREADELMLHFGLKAVPVFTPGTRTCKGLLDAQTASRASAHGLGGALVEDYMQGAVQTLPPEAVLKDLTAIIVGARQRLVPIVEADRVIGVVTRTDLINVFAHEQDSLPVLKHSPSKERHVGKLIQDRLPSSVKDLLQLAGKLGRDLGLPVYAVGGFVRDLLLNRPNQDIDLVVEGNGITLAKALAVELGGRVREHQEFLTSVVIFKDEKGQESRIDVATARLEYYEYPAALPTVELSSIKMDLFRRDFSINALAVRLDSTPFGQLIDFFGGQRDIKERVIRVLHTLSFVEDPTRCLRAVRFEQRYDFRIGAGAERLIKNALGLKLMDKLAGPRLFSEFRHICDEDNPLACLVRLDQLGILTAIAPQLTLIPTRRGLLQELQDMLSWYHLLYFEKKPQAWLVYFLGLSHGLPYAETSDLYRRLGLPENKRGEILNQREQMRTVRGRLETWQRRQEGQAPKISALCEVLAPLSLESLLYLMAETENEHLQKSLSRYITQWQHEKADITGDDLKALDLPPGPLYSHILRTALKAKLDGETQGREAQLGLARELMRQEREKKASHPS